In Piliocolobus tephrosceles isolate RC106 chromosome 10, ASM277652v3, whole genome shotgun sequence, a single window of DNA contains:
- the DCTN2 gene encoding dynactin subunit 2 isoform X1: MADPKYADLPGIARNEPDVYETSDLPEDDQAEFDAELEELTSTSVEHIIVNPNAAYDKFKDKRVGTKGLDFSDRIGKTKRTGYESGEYEMLGEGLGVKETPQQKYQRLLHEVQELTTEVEKIKTTVKESATEEKLTPVVLAKQLAALKQQLVASHLEKLLGPDAAINLTDPDGALAKRLLLQLEATKNSKSGSGGKTTGTPPDSSLVTYELHSRPEQDKFSQAAKVAELEKRLTELEAAVRCDQDAQNPLSAGLQGACLMETVELLQAKVSALDLAVLDQVEARLQSVLGKVNEIAKHKTSVEDADTQSKVHQLYETIQRWSPIASTLPELVQRLVTIKQLHEQAMQFGQLLTHLDTTQQMIANSLKDNTTLLTQVQTTMRENLATVEGNFASIDERMKKLGK, encoded by the exons ATGGCGGACCCTAAATACGCCGACCTTCCCGGCATT GCCAGGAATGAGCCAGATGTTTATGAAACCAGCGACCTACCTGAGGATGATCAAGCGGAGTTTGATGCG GAGCTG GAGGAGCTGACAAGCACAAGTGTGGAACACATCATTGTCAATCCTAATGCTGCCTATGACAAGTTCAAGGACAAGAGAGTGGGGACAAAGGGACTTG ATTTCTCAGATCGTATTGGAAAAACCAAGAGGACAGGATATGAATCTGGAGAATATGAGATg CTTGGAGAGGGTCTGGGAGTGAAGGAGACACCCCAGCAAAAGTACCAGCGCCTACTACATGAGGTCCAAGAGCTGACAACTGAAGTTGAAAAAATCAAG ACGACAGTGAAGGAGTCAGCCACAGAGGAGAAGCTGACCCCTGTGGTGCTGGCTAAACAGCTGGCAGCCCTGAAGCAGCAGCTGGTTGCTTCCCACCTGGAGAAGCTGCTGGGACCAGATGCTGCAATCAACCTTACCGACCCTGATGGCGCCCTGGCTAA GCGCCTACTGCTGCAGCTGGAAGCAACGAAGAACAGCAAAAGTGGCTCAGGGGGAAAAACCACTGGGACCCCCCCAGATAGCAGCCTTGTCACTTATGAACTACACTCTCGGCCTGAGCAGGACAAGTTCTCTCAAGCTGCCAAA GTTGCAGAACTTGAAAAGCGCCTGACAGAGCTGGAGGCAGCTGTACGTTGTGATCAGGATGCTCAG AATCCCCTTTCTGCAGGTCTACAGGGAGCCTGTCTCATG GAGACTGTAGAGCTGTTGCAAGCAAAGGTGAGCGCCCTGGACCTTGCAGTTTTGGATCAAGTAGAGGCTCGGCTACAG AGTGTCCTGGGAAAGGTGAACGAGATTGCCAAGCATAAAACCTCTGTGGAAGATGCAGATACACAAAGCAAG GTGCACCAGCTATATGAAACTATACAGCGCTGGAGCCCCATTGCCTCCACCCTCCCTGAGCTGGTGCAGAGACTTGTCACCATCAAGCAGCTGCACGAGCAAG CCATGCAGTTTGGTCAGCTCCTGACACACTTGGATACCACCCAGCAGATGATTGCTAATTCCCTGAAGGACAATACCACCCTCTTGACCCAG GTGCAGACAACTATGCGTGAAAACCTGGCCACAGTTGAGGGGAACTTTGCCAGCATTGATGAACGGATGAAGAAGCTGGGAAAGTGA
- the DCTN2 gene encoding dynactin subunit 2 isoform X2, with protein sequence MADPKYADLPGIARNEPDVYETSDLPEDDQAEFDAEELTSTSVEHIIVNPNAAYDKFKDKRVGTKGLDFSDRIGKTKRTGYESGEYEMLGEGLGVKETPQQKYQRLLHEVQELTTEVEKIKTTVKESATEEKLTPVVLAKQLAALKQQLVASHLEKLLGPDAAINLTDPDGALAKRLLLQLEATKNSKSGSGGKTTGTPPDSSLVTYELHSRPEQDKFSQAAKVAELEKRLTELEAAVRCDQDAQNPLSAGLQGACLMETVELLQAKVSALDLAVLDQVEARLQSVLGKVNEIAKHKTSVEDADTQSKVHQLYETIQRWSPIASTLPELVQRLVTIKQLHEQAMQFGQLLTHLDTTQQMIANSLKDNTTLLTQVQTTMRENLATVEGNFASIDERMKKLGK encoded by the exons ATGGCGGACCCTAAATACGCCGACCTTCCCGGCATT GCCAGGAATGAGCCAGATGTTTATGAAACCAGCGACCTACCTGAGGATGATCAAGCGGAGTTTGATGCG GAGGAGCTGACAAGCACAAGTGTGGAACACATCATTGTCAATCCTAATGCTGCCTATGACAAGTTCAAGGACAAGAGAGTGGGGACAAAGGGACTTG ATTTCTCAGATCGTATTGGAAAAACCAAGAGGACAGGATATGAATCTGGAGAATATGAGATg CTTGGAGAGGGTCTGGGAGTGAAGGAGACACCCCAGCAAAAGTACCAGCGCCTACTACATGAGGTCCAAGAGCTGACAACTGAAGTTGAAAAAATCAAG ACGACAGTGAAGGAGTCAGCCACAGAGGAGAAGCTGACCCCTGTGGTGCTGGCTAAACAGCTGGCAGCCCTGAAGCAGCAGCTGGTTGCTTCCCACCTGGAGAAGCTGCTGGGACCAGATGCTGCAATCAACCTTACCGACCCTGATGGCGCCCTGGCTAA GCGCCTACTGCTGCAGCTGGAAGCAACGAAGAACAGCAAAAGTGGCTCAGGGGGAAAAACCACTGGGACCCCCCCAGATAGCAGCCTTGTCACTTATGAACTACACTCTCGGCCTGAGCAGGACAAGTTCTCTCAAGCTGCCAAA GTTGCAGAACTTGAAAAGCGCCTGACAGAGCTGGAGGCAGCTGTACGTTGTGATCAGGATGCTCAG AATCCCCTTTCTGCAGGTCTACAGGGAGCCTGTCTCATG GAGACTGTAGAGCTGTTGCAAGCAAAGGTGAGCGCCCTGGACCTTGCAGTTTTGGATCAAGTAGAGGCTCGGCTACAG AGTGTCCTGGGAAAGGTGAACGAGATTGCCAAGCATAAAACCTCTGTGGAAGATGCAGATACACAAAGCAAG GTGCACCAGCTATATGAAACTATACAGCGCTGGAGCCCCATTGCCTCCACCCTCCCTGAGCTGGTGCAGAGACTTGTCACCATCAAGCAGCTGCACGAGCAAG CCATGCAGTTTGGTCAGCTCCTGACACACTTGGATACCACCCAGCAGATGATTGCTAATTCCCTGAAGGACAATACCACCCTCTTGACCCAG GTGCAGACAACTATGCGTGAAAACCTGGCCACAGTTGAGGGGAACTTTGCCAGCATTGATGAACGGATGAAGAAGCTGGGAAAGTGA